One genomic segment of Sminthopsis crassicaudata isolate SCR6 chromosome 2, ASM4859323v1, whole genome shotgun sequence includes these proteins:
- the LOC141554708 gene encoding putative G-protein coupled receptor 75, whose protein sequence is MNLTDHLQIAPNTTLPLSPKGNNTYFQEDLQEIIHTATLVTCTFLLVIIFFMGSYGNIIVFMSFFDPAFRKFRTNFDFMILNLSFCDLFICGMTTPMFTFVLFFSSTANIPDAFCFTFHLTSSGFIIMSLKTVAVIALHRLRMVLGKQPNRTASFPCTLILTLLLWATSFTLAALATLKTSKSHLCLPMSSLITREGKTILSLYVVDFAFCVVVVSVSYIMIAQALRKNAQVRKCPPVITVDASRPQPFMGRCQMGGADSIQGAGPALYRNQNFNKPQHVQTHGYTQCSNQLPTPAASRLQLVSAVNLSTAKDSRAVVTCVVIVLSVLLCCLPLGISLVQLVLSSSGSFIFYQFELFGFTLIFFKSGLNPFIYSRNSAGLRRKVLWCFQYIAVGFCCCKQKTRLRAIGKGSLEVNRNKSSHHETNSAYMLSPKPQKKFVDQACGPSHSKESVLSPKVSAGHQHCAQSSSTPINTRIEPYYSIYNSSPSQEVSTPNSVQPVNAFGFTKMNIAKHYHTTNDLMQDCDSISAKQIPIPSV, encoded by the coding sequence atgaatttGACAGACCACCTTCAGATAGCTCCCAATACCACCTTGCCACTCTCCCCAAAGGGCAACAACACCTATTTCCAGGAAGATCTTCAGGAAATCATTCACACAGCCACCTTGGTGACTTGTACCTTCCTGCTTGTTATCATCTTCTTCATGGGTTCCTATGGCAACATCATTGTTTTCATGTCCTTCTTTGACCCAGCTTTCAGGAAGTTCAGGACCAACTTTGATTTCATGATTCTGAACTTGTCCTTCTGTGACCTCTTCATCTGTGGAATGACAACTCCCATGTTCACTTTTGTGCTATTCTTTAGTTCAACTGCCAATATCCCTGATGCTTTTTGTTTCACCTTTCACCTCACAAGTTCCGGCTTTATCATCATGTCCCTCAAAACAGTGGCAGTGATTGCCCTTCACCGACTTCGAATGGTGCTGGGGAAGCAACCTAATCGCACTGCCTCCTTCCCGTGTACATTGATCCTTACTTTACTTCTCTGGGCTACTAGTTTCACCCTCGCTGCCCTGGCTACACTGAAAACTAGCAAGTCACACCTCTGTCTCCCCATGTCCAGTTTGATTACCAGAGAAGGCAAAACCATCCTTTCTCTGTACGTGGTTGATTTCGCCTTTTGTGTGGTGGTGGTCTCTGTCTCCTACATCATGATTGCTCAGGCTCTGAGGAAAAATGCTCAGGTAAGAAAATGCCCTCCAGTCATCACCGTAGATGCTTCCAGACCTCAGCCATTCATGGGAAGGTGCCAGATGGGAGGCGCAGATAGCATCCAGGGTGCTGGACCAGCTTTATATAGGAACCAGAACTTCAACAAACCACAGCATGTACAGACCCATGGATACACCCAGTGCTCCAACCAGTTACCAACCCCTGCAGCCAGTCGACTCCAGCTGGTCTCTGCTGTCAATCTGTCCACTGCAAAGGATTCTAGAGCCGTTGTTACATGTGTAGTCATTGTGCTATCTGTGCTGCTTTGCTGCCTTCCCTTGGGTATTTCCCTGGTACAGTTAGTTCTGTCAAGCAGCGGGAGCTTTATCTTTTACCAGTTTGAACTGTTTGGATTTACCCTCATATTTTTCAAATCAGGATTAAACCCTTTTATATATTCTCGGAACAGTGCAGGTCTGAGGAGGAAAGTCCTCTGGTGCTTCCAGTATATAGCCGTGGGCTTTTGTTGCTGCAAGCAGAAGACCAGGCTTCGAGCTATAGGCAAAGGGAGCCTGGAAGTCAATAGGAACAAGTCCTCCCATCATGAAACCAACTCAGCCTACATGTTGTCTCCAAAACCTCAGAAAAAGTTTGTGGACCAAGCTTGTGGTCCAAGTCACTCAAAAGAAAGTGTTCTGAGTCCCAAGGTCTCAGCTGGACATCAGCACTGTGCTCAGAGCAGTTCAACCCCCATCAATACTCGAATTGAACCTTATTACAGCATTTACAACAGTAGCCCATCCCAAGAAGTGAGCACCCCAAATAGTGTACAACCAGTGAATGCTTTTGGATTTACTAAAATGAACATCGCTAAGCATTATCACACCACTAATGATTTAATGCAAGACTGTGACAGCATTTCTGCCAAGCAAATTCCAATTCCCTCAGTTTGA